ATGTGCTAGATTAAAATTAAAATTAGTATAAACAAAACTTGTTGCCACTTAATATTGAGGTGTGGAAATTGGCGATTGAAAAATACCAGAATCTCCTGTTTGAAAAGATGAAAGCACAGATTTCCGAATGGTTTGATTTGAACAATACAGATGTAATCAAAAACGAAGATGTTTATAGCTTTTTGCATTCATTGAAAGGTACGGCAGGAACAATCCAGTTAGGCGGGCTCTATCATCTTGCCTCAAAGCTTCTGGATCAGCTTGAATTGAAATCACAGGAACAATGGGAAAAGTGCGAGCTGAGGGAATTTCTGTTCGAACTCGTCAGCCTGAGTTATCAGTACGAACATTTCAAGGAAACAGACTTGAAAATAGCTGAACCATCGGATACTGAACTTCCTGTCGTACAAATGGTTTGTGAGGATATCTCGATGCTGATCCTCATGAAAGAAGCACTGGAGGAGAATGGCTGGATGGTGATGACGAGTTCAGACCCGGAGAAAGCACTCTCACTCTATTATGACCTTCAACCAGATTGTCTGGTCATCGATATCGACTTTACTGAAATAGACGGGTTTCAGATTTTAGAGAACATCCAGCAGCATAATCATAAACAATTTGTTCCGAAAGTGATCCTCAGCACTGAAAATAACCGTCTAACGAGAATCAAGGCATATGAAATGGGAGCTGATGACTTTATTGGCAAGCCTGTTAACTTGGAAGAATTCGGTGTCCGGATCAAGAGGCAATTGCAGAGAAAGCAAATCTTTGACGAATCTGTCCTGATTGATGAATTGACAAAGGTGTATAATAGAAGATTTCTATTCGATTTACTTGAGCGTTATTTAAAAGAGCTGGAGCGGTCAAATAGTGTATTCTCGATCGCCCTTTTGGACCTCGATTATTTTAAAAATATAAATGACTCATATGGTCATCTCACCGGTGATAAAGTGCTCGAAGCTTTTGCTGACTTTTTGAAAAAAAACCTTAGAGGCAGCGATATTATCTTCCGATATGGAGGAGAGGAATTTGTCATCCTGCTTCCAAGGACAAACTGCCAAGAAGCAATCGACGTGATCAACCGGATTTTGGATCAATTTAGGTCAATGGAGTTTGACGAACAAGGCAAAACTTTTCATCTCAGCTTTTCGGCAGGGGTCTATATGGTAGATAATCCGGCCGAAGCAAGCCAGGATATCCTGAAAATGGCCGACCATGCCCTTTACGAAGCAAAGGGAAAAGGACGTTCAAGAGTCCAGGGGGCCAATGTATCCGATCAGCCCGCAAATAACATTCTCCATGTATCTGTCATTGATGATGATGCGATTATCCGTACGCTACTGGTCAGGGTCCTCCAAACGATTGATACCGAAAAAGTAGAGTTAAATATCAAATCCTTTGAAAATGGAGAGAAGTTTTTTGAATCAGAGCGTCTCACCGAGAAGGGCAAGCATTTTCTCATTCTCGATGGTGTCATGCCTGTCATGGATGGAATCGAGGTTTTGGACAAGGTTAAAAATAGTCCTCAATCCAGCGGGGTCCATGTCCTGATGCTAACTGGCAGAAAGTCGGAATATGATATCGCTCGGGCATTGAAGCTTGGTGCTGATGATTATGTGACAAAGCCTTTCAGCATAACGGAACTGCAGGCAAGAATCCAAAGGCTGATCAAAAGGATGTTTTAGATGATACACGATGATATCAAGTTTTTACTGACGGTCTTTGAGTGGCTGATGGGCATCCTTTTGTTATTGCTATTCTACCTGATCGCCAGGAAGGCCGCGGAGATTCGGCTTCGAAAAAAAGTCGAGGAAAATAAAACCAAGATGAATGATAAGCTCCTTCATTCCATCCTGACGGGAGATTTCCTGCGGTCATTACAGGCAGATACGAAAGCGAAAAAGCTGGCTATGGAAGAACTCCTCAGCCATTATTCGGACATCCTCGAAGGAACTGAAGAGAAGCAGAACCTGAATCTGCTGGCCGAAACCAGGCTGGGCGAGGGGTATCGAAGGGCTTTGTCAAGCTACAGATGGAGCACCAGAATGAATGCCCTTTTTCATATTGAGGCATTTCATATGGAAAGCGTAAAGGAAGACATTCAAGCCATGCTGAAGCGAAGAAGGGTGACGAAAGAGGAAAAAATAAAGGGATTGTCTTTTCTGGCTCAAATTCAGGATAAAGAAATATACAGATTAGTAACGGAAGAATATAAAGAACTTTCCTATCTGGAGTACAGAAACATCCTCTCCAGGCTTGATGAAAAAAGCCTGGAACAATTCATGCTCGGGTATCATTCCAGTCAGCTTCAATTAAAATTCGCCATCATTGATCTTGTAGGGTTGAAAAAGAACCTCGCCTACCTTAACTTTGTTGAATCTACTTTTTCCAACAGCAGTGGAGAGGAGCGGGTTCGGGCCTTGAAGGCTCTTGCAGCAATTGGCCATACCAACAATGCGAAAAATTTCCTCCCTTTATTGAGTTCGCCGAATTGGGAAGAACGGATGCTATCTGCTAGATTAGCTGGTGAAATGAAGTGTGATGAAGCCATTCATGGACTGGTACAGCTTCTCCAGGATCCATCATGGTGGGTGCGTTCCCAGGCAGGTCAATCCATCACTCGTTTCCCGCAAGGCAAAAAGATCCTTCAGCAGGTCATTGATTCAAGCAGCGATTCCTTTGCGAAAGACATGGCATGGGAATGGATGAATAAAGGAGTCTATCAATCATGAATCTGCAGGACATCGGTGTTTATTTTTCATGGTTCATTTTAATCTATATGATTGTCGTCATCACCTTCTATTCTGTTGTCATGCTTATATCCGTCATTCAGCTAAGAAAAGAATACAGGCTGGATCGGGAGAAGTCTTTTGGCGATTATGCTGAGGATATCTATACAAAGCCAGTTTCCATCATTGTGCCTGCTTTTAACGAGGAGGCTGGGATTGTCCACAGTATCCGCTCACTGCTCAGTATTAACTACCCGGTATTTGAAATTATTGTAGTGAACGATGGTTCCTCTGATAGGACAGTGGACGTCCTGATTGAGCAGTATGAGATGAAGGAAATCAAGAAAGTGATCCGCAGGCAGGTTCACTCTAAACACATAAAAAAAGTTTATCAGTCTCAAATACTTCCTAATCTGTACCTGGTTGACAAGGATAATGGGGGAAAAGCAGATGCACTGAACACCGGACTGAACTTTTCACATTATCCATATGTTTGTTCCCTGGATGGTGATTCAGTCCTTGAAAGAGATGCGTTCTTAAAGGTGATGAAGCCAATCATCGAGTCAAACGAAGAAGTTATTGCCTCTGGCGGAAGCATCCGTATTGCCAATGGATGTGAAATAAGGAATGGCGAAGTTCTTAAAATTGGATTATCCAAAAATCCACTGGTGATCATGCAGGTAATCGAATATTTGCGGGCCTTTTTGATGGGAAGGATTGGCCTGAGCAGACATAATTTGCTGCTGATCATCTCAGGTGCCTTTGGTGTCTTCTCCAAGCACTGGGTGGTACAGGCTGGAGGATACCGATCCGATACGGTCGGGGAGGATATGGAGCTTGTAGTCCGGATCCATCGGCTAC
The window above is part of the Mesobacillus jeotgali genome. Proteins encoded here:
- a CDS encoding diguanylate cyclase, giving the protein MWKLAIEKYQNLLFEKMKAQISEWFDLNNTDVIKNEDVYSFLHSLKGTAGTIQLGGLYHLASKLLDQLELKSQEQWEKCELREFLFELVSLSYQYEHFKETDLKIAEPSDTELPVVQMVCEDISMLILMKEALEENGWMVMTSSDPEKALSLYYDLQPDCLVIDIDFTEIDGFQILENIQQHNHKQFVPKVILSTENNRLTRIKAYEMGADDFIGKPVNLEEFGVRIKRQLQRKQIFDESVLIDELTKVYNRRFLFDLLERYLKELERSNSVFSIALLDLDYFKNINDSYGHLTGDKVLEAFADFLKKNLRGSDIIFRYGGEEFVILLPRTNCQEAIDVINRILDQFRSMEFDEQGKTFHLSFSAGVYMVDNPAEASQDILKMADHALYEAKGKGRSRVQGANVSDQPANNILHVSVIDDDAIIRTLLVRVLQTIDTEKVELNIKSFENGEKFFESERLTEKGKHFLILDGVMPVMDGIEVLDKVKNSPQSSGVHVLMLTGRKSEYDIARALKLGADDYVTKPFSITELQARIQRLIKRMF
- a CDS encoding HEAT repeat domain-containing protein, whose amino-acid sequence is MIHDDIKFLLTVFEWLMGILLLLLFYLIARKAAEIRLRKKVEENKTKMNDKLLHSILTGDFLRSLQADTKAKKLAMEELLSHYSDILEGTEEKQNLNLLAETRLGEGYRRALSSYRWSTRMNALFHIEAFHMESVKEDIQAMLKRRRVTKEEKIKGLSFLAQIQDKEIYRLVTEEYKELSYLEYRNILSRLDEKSLEQFMLGYHSSQLQLKFAIIDLVGLKKNLAYLNFVESTFSNSSGEERVRALKALAAIGHTNNAKNFLPLLSSPNWEERMLSARLAGEMKCDEAIHGLVQLLQDPSWWVRSQAGQSITRFPQGKKILQQVIDSSSDSFAKDMAWEWMNKGVYQS
- a CDS encoding glycosyltransferase, producing MNLQDIGVYFSWFILIYMIVVITFYSVVMLISVIQLRKEYRLDREKSFGDYAEDIYTKPVSIIVPAFNEEAGIVHSIRSLLSINYPVFEIIVVNDGSSDRTVDVLIEQYEMKEIKKVIRRQVHSKHIKKVYQSQILPNLYLVDKDNGGKADALNTGLNFSHYPYVCSLDGDSVLERDAFLKVMKPIIESNEEVIASGGSIRIANGCEIRNGEVLKIGLSKNPLVIMQVIEYLRAFLMGRIGLSRHNLLLIISGAFGVFSKHWVVQAGGYRSDTVGEDMELVVRIHRLLKETKQKKRIVYVPDPVCWTEVPESTKYLKRQRRRWHRGLFESLWIHRKLTFNPKYGLIGFVSFPYFWIVEFLGPIVELSGYIYIVISLFAGGIYLEFAILIFLLSCLYGSIFSAFAILLEEWSLRKYPRISDLLKLFLYSLTETIWYRPLTVFWRCQGVWQMIRGESGWGEMKRKGVSQ